One part of the Anguilla anguilla isolate fAngAng1 chromosome 11, fAngAng1.pri, whole genome shotgun sequence genome encodes these proteins:
- the oard1 gene encoding ADP-ribose glycohydrolase OARD1 isoform X1: MHSEALQDQKEDKCDQKEDKCDQKEDKCDPLPPASKGWSLCHVTGDLFSSPADEALAHCISEDCRMGAGIATIFKKKFAGVAELKAQQKTPGDCAVLRRGERWVYYLITKKKASQKPTYDSLRQSLEAMKRHCLENSVTRLSMPRIGCGLDRLKWENVSLMIEDVFGDTDICITVYTL; encoded by the exons ATGCATTCTGAAGCGCTTCAGGACCAAAAGGAAGACAAATGTGACCAAAAGGAAGACAAATGTGACCAAAAGGAAGACAAATGTGAC cCTCTCCCGCCTGCCTCCAAGGGGTGGAGCCTGTGCCACGTGACAGGCGACCTGTTCTCCAGTCCCGCCGATGAAGCGCTGGCCCACTGCATCAGCGAAGACTGCCGCATGGGCGCGGGCATCGCCACCATCTTCAAGAAAAAATTTGCAGGCGTGGCTGAGCTGAAAGCTCAAC AGAAGACCCCTGGAGACTGTGCGGTGCTGAGGCGTGGCGAGCGATGGGTGTATTACCTG ATCACTAAGAAAAAAGCCAGCCAGAAGCCCACCTACGATAGCCTGCGGCAAAGCCTGGAGGCCATGAAGCGGCACTGCCTGGAGAACAGCGTGACCCGTCTATCCATGCCGCG AATCGGCTGTGGACTGGATCGTCTGAAGTGGGAGAACGTGTCTCTGATGATTGAGGACGTCTTTGGAGACACGGACATTTGCATTACGGTGTACACACTATGA
- the oard1 gene encoding ADP-ribose glycohydrolase OARD1 isoform X2, which produces MHSEALQDQKEDKCDQKEDKCDPLPPASKGWSLCHVTGDLFSSPADEALAHCISEDCRMGAGIATIFKKKFAGVAELKAQQKTPGDCAVLRRGERWVYYLITKKKASQKPTYDSLRQSLEAMKRHCLENSVTRLSMPRIGCGLDRLKWENVSLMIEDVFGDTDICITVYTL; this is translated from the exons ATGCATTCTGAAGCGCTTCAGGACCAAAAGGAAGACAAATGTGACCAAAAGGAAGACAAATGTGAC cCTCTCCCGCCTGCCTCCAAGGGGTGGAGCCTGTGCCACGTGACAGGCGACCTGTTCTCCAGTCCCGCCGATGAAGCGCTGGCCCACTGCATCAGCGAAGACTGCCGCATGGGCGCGGGCATCGCCACCATCTTCAAGAAAAAATTTGCAGGCGTGGCTGAGCTGAAAGCTCAAC AGAAGACCCCTGGAGACTGTGCGGTGCTGAGGCGTGGCGAGCGATGGGTGTATTACCTG ATCACTAAGAAAAAAGCCAGCCAGAAGCCCACCTACGATAGCCTGCGGCAAAGCCTGGAGGCCATGAAGCGGCACTGCCTGGAGAACAGCGTGACCCGTCTATCCATGCCGCG AATCGGCTGTGGACTGGATCGTCTGAAGTGGGAGAACGTGTCTCTGATGATTGAGGACGTCTTTGGAGACACGGACATTTGCATTACGGTGTACACACTATGA
- the oard1 gene encoding ADP-ribose glycohydrolase OARD1 isoform X3, which produces MKPLPPASKGWSLCHVTGDLFSSPADEALAHCISEDCRMGAGIATIFKKKFAGVAELKAQQKTPGDCAVLRRGERWVYYLITKKKASQKPTYDSLRQSLEAMKRHCLENSVTRLSMPRIGCGLDRLKWENVSLMIEDVFGDTDICITVYTL; this is translated from the exons cCTCTCCCGCCTGCCTCCAAGGGGTGGAGCCTGTGCCACGTGACAGGCGACCTGTTCTCCAGTCCCGCCGATGAAGCGCTGGCCCACTGCATCAGCGAAGACTGCCGCATGGGCGCGGGCATCGCCACCATCTTCAAGAAAAAATTTGCAGGCGTGGCTGAGCTGAAAGCTCAAC AGAAGACCCCTGGAGACTGTGCGGTGCTGAGGCGTGGCGAGCGATGGGTGTATTACCTG ATCACTAAGAAAAAAGCCAGCCAGAAGCCCACCTACGATAGCCTGCGGCAAAGCCTGGAGGCCATGAAGCGGCACTGCCTGGAGAACAGCGTGACCCGTCTATCCATGCCGCG AATCGGCTGTGGACTGGATCGTCTGAAGTGGGAGAACGTGTCTCTGATGATTGAGGACGTCTTTGGAGACACGGACATTTGCATTACGGTGTACACACTATGA
- the oard1 gene encoding ADP-ribose glycohydrolase OARD1 isoform X4, with protein MGAGIATIFKKKFAGVAELKAQQKTPGDCAVLRRGERWVYYLITKKKASQKPTYDSLRQSLEAMKRHCLENSVTRLSMPRIGCGLDRLKWENVSLMIEDVFGDTDICITVYTL; from the exons ATGGGCGCGGGCATCGCCACCATCTTCAAGAAAAAATTTGCAGGCGTGGCTGAGCTGAAAGCTCAAC AGAAGACCCCTGGAGACTGTGCGGTGCTGAGGCGTGGCGAGCGATGGGTGTATTACCTG ATCACTAAGAAAAAAGCCAGCCAGAAGCCCACCTACGATAGCCTGCGGCAAAGCCTGGAGGCCATGAAGCGGCACTGCCTGGAGAACAGCGTGACCCGTCTATCCATGCCGCG AATCGGCTGTGGACTGGATCGTCTGAAGTGGGAGAACGTGTCTCTGATGATTGAGGACGTCTTTGGAGACACGGACATTTGCATTACGGTGTACACACTATGA
- the LOC118207531 gene encoding C->U-editing enzyme APOBEC-2-like, with product MADNTGGQTAGPVPVQTAEKKVEMKSEKDKKPDQAGAEGAVNGAADGAVNGPADEGAVENGEFLLEPFDLPPLEVIAGVRIDPFSFKFQFRNVEYSSGRGKIFLCYMVDSEGNDSRGLRGCLEAEHLGPHPEEAFFQRVLPEYDPKVKYLVTWYVSSSPCTECAAKLIEILRARPTLRLVIYCSRVFLWEEPEIQQALRALAGAGCKLRMMKPADFLYIWDAYVENEGKALDLWEDCQDNYEYYETRLADILP from the exons ATGGCAGACAACACTGGAGGGCAGACTGCTGGTCCAGTTCCGGTACAAACGGCGGAGAAAAAGGTGGAGATGAAAAGTGAAAAGGACAAAAAGCCAGACCAGGCAGGAGCTGAGGGGGCAGTAAATGGAGCAGCAGATGGAGCAGTGAATGGACCAGCAGATGAAGGAGCAGTGGAGAATGGGGAGTTTCTGCTGGAGCCCTTTGACCTGCCTCCACTTGAAGTCATCGCTGG ggTGAGGATAGACCCTTTCTCCTTCAAGTTCCAGTTCAGGAACGTGGAGTACTCGTCCGGCCGGGGCAAGATCTTCCTGTGCTACATGGTGGACTCCGAGGGCAACGACAGCCGCGGGCTGCGGGGGTGCCTGGAGGCGGAGCACCTGGGCCCGCACCCGGAGGAGGCCTTCTTCCAGCGGGTGCTGCCCGAGTACGACCCCAAGGTCAAGTACCTGGTCACGTGGTACGTGTCGTCCAGCCCCTGCACGGAGTGCGCCGCCAAGCTGATCGAGATCCTGCGGGCGCGCCCAACCCTGCGCCTGGTCATCTACTGCTCCCGCGTCTTCCTGTGGGAGGAGCCGGAGATCCAGCAGGCCCTCAGGGCCCTGGCCGGGGCCGGCTGCAAGCTGCGTATGATGAAGCCCGCCGACTTCCTCTACATCTGGGACGCCTACGTGGAAAACGAGGGCAAGGCCCTCGACCTCTGGGAGGACTGCCAGGACAACTACGAGTACTACGAGACCAGGCTGGCGGACATTCTGCCCTGA